In Halobacterium noricense, the genomic stretch GGACCACCGCGGGATGGCCGACGCGCTGCCGACGCCCGACCGCGTGTGGGCGTGCGAGCCCGACTCCGAGCGCGCCGAGGACGCGGACGTGCTCGCGACGGTGTTCGACGAGGCTGGCGCGGACACGACGGTCACACGCTCGGTCGAGGCGGCGCTCGACGACGCGCTCGACGCCGCGGGCGAGGACGACCTCGTGCTCGTCACGGGGTCGCTGTTCGCGGTCGCGGAAGCGCGCAAGCGCTGGACGCGCACGAACGTCGAGAAGGACGTGGACACGCTCGACGACTCGCGGGACGTGCTGGAGGGCGCGCACGTCACGCCGCCGGGCGTCTGGCGGATGCGCGCGAAGGGCGTCCACCGCGTCGTGGAGACCCGCGTCCAGAAGCGCCAGGCGCAGTATCTCAAAGAGGAGATGTTGAGCCTCGGCGGCGAGTGCTCGCTCTCGGGGTTGAACGCCCAGCCGCGGGGCTACCTCGACGCCGTGCTGATGGGGACGCTCGCGCAGTTCAAGCGCCTCTGCGAGAAACTGGAGGGGCAGCCGTTCGGCCTCTCCGTGTACGCCGACGAGCTCCGGGAGACCCTCGGCATCCAGACCGAGCCCGAGACCCACGGCTATCCGTGGGAGGACGGCACCGCCGTCATGGGCATCCTGAACGTGACGCCGGACAGTTTCCACGACGGCGGCGAGTACGAAGCCGTCAAGGACGCCGTCTCGCGTGCCGAGGCGATGGTCGACGCGGGCGCGGACGTCATCGATATTGGCGGCGAGTCCACGCGTCCGGGCGCCGACCCCGTCCCGCTCGAAGAAGAACTGGACCGCGTCGTCCCCGTCGTCGAGCGCATCAGTGACCTCGACGCCATGATTTCCGTGGACACGCGCAAGGCCGAAGTCGGCCGGCAGGCGCTCGAAGCGGGCGCGGACATTCTGAACGACGTGACCGGGCTCGAAGACCCTGAGATGCGGTTCGTCGCCGCCGAGTACGACGCGCCGCTCGTGGTGATGCACTCCATCAACGCGCCCGTCGAACCCGGCGACGAGGTCCACTACGACGACGTCGTCGACGACGTCGTCGACGAACTCACCGAGCGCGTGCTGCTCGCGGAGAAGGCCGGCCTCCCGCGGGAGAAAATCATCGTCGACCCGGGCCTCGGCTTCGGGAAGTCCACCGCGCAGAACTTCGAAGTGCTGGACCGCACCGACGAGTTCCACGCGCTCGGCTGCCCTGTCCTGATTGGCCACAGCCACAAGTCGATGTTCGACGCCGTCGACCGCTACCCCGACGAGGGCGGCTACGCGACGGTCGCCGGCACGGCGCTGGCGGCCGAACGCGGCGCGGACATCGTTCGTGTGCACGACGTCGAAGAGAACGTCGCGGCGGTCCGGGTCGCCGAACGGACGCGCCGCGGCGCGGACGACGAGTAATCAGAGCAAGCCGGCCTGTTCCTGCGCTTCGCGGTAGACGTCGAGGTACGCTTCGAGGAAGTGTTCGTGGTCGTACTCGGCGAACGTCTCGTCGACGGCCATGCGTTCGAGGTCGCCGGCCGCGACCAGGCACTCCGTAATCTCCTCGTCGTTGGTCGCGCGGAACCCCCGGTCGTACGTCTCGACGAGTTCGTGGGCGCTGGACTCGGCGTGGTACTCGACGATGCCGACGCAGCCGCAGGCGAGCGCGCGCAACAGGTCGAGGCCGAAGGAGGTGCGTTCGGCGGTGTGGACGTAGACGTGGGCGTCCTTGAACAGGCGGACGCGCTCCTCGACGCTCTTCTCGCCGACGAACTCCACGCGGTCGTCGATGCGGAGGTCCCGGGCCTGGCGCTCGTAGCCCGCGCGAGCCGGGCCGTCGCCCACGATAGTACAGTTCCAGCCGTACTCGCGGAACTCCGCGAGCGCCAGGAACAGGGATTCGAGGTTGGCGTCTTCGTCGAGGCGGCGGCTGAACACGATGTCGCCGGCCTCGGCGGGCTCGACGGTTCGAATCCCCTTCATGTCGATGCCGGTGGGGACGACGCGGACCTCGTCGCCGTCCGCGCTGCACTCCCGCGCGCTCGTCTTCACGGTCCGCGACGGCGTGACGACCGTGCTCGGTTTCCGCGCGGCGTAGCGGTACGCGCGGCCGCGCAAGCCGTCGGTACTGTCGTGTGGGTCGTACCAGTCCAGAATCAGCGGCGCGCCCGCGAGCAGCGCGCCCCAGCGCGCGCCGTAGACGTGGCCGGGCGTCCGGCTCGTGCCGTGGACGACGTCCGGGTCGAGGTTCCGGAGGGTGGCGGCCGCCTTCGGCGAGAACCAGCGCTGGCCGCGCTCGGCAGTGACGGCGTGGTACGTCAGGTCCTCGTGCTCGAACGTGTCCGGTTGCCCCTCCCACCACTGCGCACAGCAGACGTGGACGTCGTGGCCGCGCGCCGCGAGCAAGTCCCCCAGCAGGCGCAGGCGGTCGACGTCGTCGGCGTCGACGTGGTGGGCGGTCGTCTCCGAGACGAACGCCACGCGCATACTCGCCGGGACGCAGTACGCCGGTAAAAACGGTTCTGTTCCCTGCTGGAGCGAACCTCCGTTCCACGACGAGTGCGTGGCGTTCGCGTCGTTCACTTCCTCGACGAACACGTCTAACTACTTACGGCGCGGGCGTCACCGTCCGCCATGGAAGTCGACTTGACGAATCCGTGGCTGTTCGGCGCGCTCGTCGTCGCGCTGTGGGTGGCCGTGTTCGTGGCGGCCGAACTGTTCGTTCTCGACGGCGACGTCGCCGGCGCGGTCGTCCGCGGGGTCGCCGGCGGGCTCGCGTTCGCCATCGTATACGCGTACATCCAGCGAGAGTGACCTCCCTCCGCGACAACTGTTAGTGGGAGCCCGAGTTACCGCCACGTGATGCACGCTGCCGTGGTCCTCGCCCTCCCCGTCGTCGCGTACGCCACGAGCCGACTCGCCGGCGCTGCTGCCGTCCGCACGACGGACCGCGTGACGGCCGCGTCGCGGCTGCGGCGCGCGAATCGCCTTTTGCAGGCGGGGGCCGCACTGTTCGGCCTGTTCACGGTCACTGAGTCACCGCTCGACGACGCGTTCGCGGCCGTGCTCCCCGTGCCGGCCGCCGTCGGCGCGTTCGGCGCGCTCGCCGCGACCGTGCTCGTCGGTGGCGTCGTCCCGGCGCTCG encodes the following:
- the folP gene encoding dihydropteroate synthase encodes the protein MRYDEAANFLLNLRRYRPKPGTDSTADLLAALDDPHEGPQYVQVAGSNGKGSTARLLESVLRETGLDVGLYTSPHLDDVRERVTVDGRRLSEAALAEFVEEARPRVNERAANGNAPTFFEVVTAMALWQFGREDVDVAVLEVGIGGRFDATSVVTPVASAVTSVSLEHTSVLGDTVEEIARDKAHVAPESNPLVTATTGNALAAVRDHAGDVVTVGEDGDVRATYEGRTNHTEAEVSLAGADWAVDAQIPLLGSFQAANAGVAATLARQVADVDEDTLERGLRKAYWPGRFEVMSAAPVTVLDGAHNPAACEALAGTLAEFDYENLHCVFGAMHDKDHRGMADALPTPDRVWACEPDSERAEDADVLATVFDEAGADTTVTRSVEAALDDALDAAGEDDLVLVTGSLFAVAEARKRWTRTNVEKDVDTLDDSRDVLEGAHVTPPGVWRMRAKGVHRVVETRVQKRQAQYLKEEMLSLGGECSLSGLNAQPRGYLDAVLMGTLAQFKRLCEKLEGQPFGLSVYADELRETLGIQTEPETHGYPWEDGTAVMGILNVTPDSFHDGGEYEAVKDAVSRAEAMVDAGADVIDIGGESTRPGADPVPLEEELDRVVPVVERISDLDAMISVDTRKAEVGRQALEAGADILNDVTGLEDPEMRFVAAEYDAPLVVMHSINAPVEPGDEVHYDDVVDDVVDELTERVLLAEKAGLPREKIIVDPGLGFGKSTAQNFEVLDRTDEFHALGCPVLIGHSHKSMFDAVDRYPDEGGYATVAGTALAAERGADIVRVHDVEENVAAVRVAERTRRGADDE
- a CDS encoding glycosyltransferase, yielding MRVAFVSETTAHHVDADDVDRLRLLGDLLAARGHDVHVCCAQWWEGQPDTFEHEDLTYHAVTAERGQRWFSPKAAATLRNLDPDVVHGTSRTPGHVYGARWGALLAGAPLILDWYDPHDSTDGLRGRAYRYAARKPSTVVTPSRTVKTSARECSADGDEVRVVPTGIDMKGIRTVEPAEAGDIVFSRRLDEDANLESLFLALAEFREYGWNCTIVGDGPARAGYERQARDLRIDDRVEFVGEKSVEERVRLFKDAHVYVHTAERTSFGLDLLRALACGCVGIVEYHAESSAHELVETYDRGFRATNDEEITECLVAAGDLERMAVDETFAEYDHEHFLEAYLDVYREAQEQAGLL